Sequence from the Candidatus Saccharibacteria bacterium genome:
GCATGGCAAAGGACTAATGTTTATAGTTGAGGATGAGGGGGAAGATGGTTGGGCTGACTATATGAATTTTTATAGAACTAAGCAGCTAAATCGTAGTCGCCTTGATTACCCTTATAGCCTTCTGTTGCCCTTGCCCGTTCCATTAATCCACCTAAAGTCTGAATACGTCGCCCGAGGAGATCCCATTGTCCTGGCGTAAGTCCTTCTGGCATCCTTGCAGAATCTCCCAATACAACTCTTAGTGCTTCATTGGTAAAACTAACTCGATCAGGATCAGGAGTAGTAGGTAATCCTGGATTTTCCATCCTACCAGGACTATCGCCGCCACGTCTACTAAGCCGGACCCCTGATCTACTATTCTTCTCAACTGGTGTCCCATCATAAGCCAGTCCTTCTGGAGCTTGAGGAATATGGTCAGATGATCTATTACTAGGTGTTTCTGGTGTGTGGTTCATTTTATCCATCTTGGGGTTTTTTGATTATAAAAATAATAAATAAGTTCTCACCAGAATACCCCTACTAGTGAGAACAATTTTGTTTGAACACTTTGTCTTGATAATATATATACCACAAATAATATAATATGTCAAACATAATGTCAATATTTTTTTATACCGAAAAGCCTACCCTATCTAGTAAGCCTTGGTATTGATGAGTTTTGCTAACAACTCAAACCCCTCTATGACTTCCTGATCAGGCCGACCGAAATTTAGCCTAATAAACTGCCTAGATTCTGGATCATCATGATGTTCTGGTGTAAAAAAGTGCCGGCCATCAACACTCAAGATACTATTCTGGTACAAGATCTGATAAAATTCAGATGAATCAACCTTCGACTGATCAAGCCACAGCCAAAAGAAAAATGAACCTTGATGCTGATGGAGCTTCCAGGGTAAATTGGAATCTAAATACTTGTCAAGCACTGATAAAGCCAGCTCAGACTTAGCTTGATAATAATCTTCTGCCGCAGCTACCAGCTCACTAAGCTTACCTTCTTCAATAATCCTTGAAAAAATCTTCTGCCCAAGATTGCCAGGCGACAGTGCCAAGATTGCATTTACCTGAACAATCTGACTAACTATCTCTGGAGCTGCAATCACAATACCTGTCCTAGCCATAGGTAGACCGATTTTTGATAGACTAAAGCTATAGATTATCCTTGGATGATAGCCCAAACTTGCTTCGACAAAGATGGCATTGGGCCAAGGCATCCCATAGGCATTATCAAGTATCAAATATGTCTGATATTGGTCAGCCAATTCAAGTAGCTTGTCCATATCTCGATCACTTAAAACATTGCCGGTCGGATTAGCCGGTCGAGATACCAACATAGCTGCGATATCGCCCTCTGTAAGCCTAGCCTCAATAGCTTCAAAATCTGGTCGATAATAATAACTATGCTCTGAAGCTATCACTTTCTTGCCATTGATGCCTACAATCATATCTGGCTCAAGCAATTGATCCATATAGCCTATATAATCTGGAAGTACCGGCAGAAGAATCTTTCTCGAAGAATCTTCCCCATTCCCTGCTAGGAGATTTAGTACCGTAAAGATCGCCTGCTGACTACCATTGGATATGACTA
This genomic interval carries:
- a CDS encoding aminotransferase class I/II-fold pyridoxal phosphate-dependent enzyme, producing MSSKSMFARAFTGETGINSLMDELGQAINGGDIKYMFGGGNPAEIPEVDDLIHQIASNLVLDKASFSSMIRNYDTPKGNAEFIDLLVQYFRSKHDWPIDQDNIVISNGSQQAIFTVLNLLAGNGEDSSRKILLPVLPDYIGYMDQLLEPDMIVGINGKKVIASEHSYYYRPDFEAIEARLTEGDIAAMLVSRPANPTGNVLSDRDMDKLLELADQYQTYLILDNAYGMPWPNAIFVEASLGYHPRIIYSFSLSKIGLPMARTGIVIAAPEIVSQIVQVNAILALSPGNLGQKIFSRIIEEGKLSELVAAAEDYYQAKSELALSVLDKYLDSNLPWKLHQHQGSFFFWLWLDQSKVDSSEFYQILYQNSILSVDGRHFFTPEHHDDPESRQFIRLNFGRPDQEVIEGFELLAKLINTKAY